TTCCAGCCGTTCCGCACTGTCAATGATATATTTGATATACGATTGCAGTTGTTCATCACCGGGCAGCTTGCGGGCCAATCGGTGGGCAAAGCCGCCAATGGTCATCACCGGATTGCGCAACTCATGGGCTACTCCCTGGGAGATGCGGGTTAAAGACATAAGGCCTAACTGATAGAGGCGTTTCAGTTCGTTTATCAGTTTCCGTTCCTGCTCCCGTAAAGCATAGAGCTCGGACTGATCGTGAAGCAGCACCGACACCGCCAGCACCTGACCATGATGATCCGGGTTCTCGAGATAAGAGGTAATGAGGAGCAACTGTCTTTCGGTGCCATCCGGGCAGAGGTAAGAAACTTCTTTATGGGCCTGGACGCCCCGGTTCTGGACAATATCCAGAATGGCTTGATTAAAATCATCATTCTGGGGGGAGGCCAGCAAAATCTGGCCCCAACTTTTACCCTGTAATTCTTCCCGCCTGATCCCCAGGATCCTTTCTGCGGCCGGGTTGAGATTGATAACCGTCCCCCCCGGACCGATCAACAGTAATCCTTCCTGCAGGGCCTCAAAGATATTTTTGCTTACCAGCTCCAGCGATCGACCGTCCATTAAGTTTTCCTATTATCAGGCAGTTCCTGCCAGCCGAGAGAATGACCAGGAGTCAAGGCTACCTATGGCCTTCAGGCTCCTGAAGAAATACCGAAAGGCTTGAGGGTCATGAAGATTCCATTAACCATGTATGGGGAGTGAACCGCCAGTGATAACCGGTCTGAATAACCGGTGACTTCGTTACCCTCGTGATCCCCCTTTGGAAGAGTTGATATGATGCGTATGATTGTATGATTAAATAATTAAGGAAAAGACCGGATTAACCTCGACCGCAGCATTATCCGGAAGGATAATTTTTATATAATAGTATATGCCTGATGCTTTTGCTTGTCCATCATATATTACCCGGTCAGCAAGCGAATGACTGGAGAAAATAAAACCGTTCTCGGCCGCGGCGTCACGGGTTGCAGACCCCAACCCCGTAATAATT
The window above is part of the Deltaproteobacteria bacterium genome. Proteins encoded here:
- a CDS encoding PAS domain S-box protein; this translates as MDGRSLELVSKNIFEALQEGLLLIGPGGTVINLNPAAERILGIRREELQGKSWGQILLASPQNDDFNQAILDIVQNRGVQAHKEVSYLCPDGTERQLLLITSYLENPDHHGQVLAVSVLLHDQSELYALREQERKLINELKRLYQLGLMSLTRISQGVAHELRNPVMTIGGFAHRLARKLPGDEQLQSYIKYIIDSAERLEKLVQRVQEFCELPEPVLLPEEVVEVVTEAAAPFAEMAKNQGVKLIFENNLPPDYQHYLDRRLIIRALASLIRNALEAMPGGGTLTLRTSVGLHWLMIEVIDTGGGIRPEDRPFIFNPFFSTNPAKIGMDLTIAERILWEHRGNIFLENLPGQGATFGLYLPIAQPGH